From a single Photobacterium gaetbulicola Gung47 genomic region:
- a CDS encoding hypothetical protein (COG0488) produces the protein MQQFFKNIYQYINPDKDPGLQAANQLWESSLPTLWLLGKTGAGKSTLVATVTGNELVEVGNGFQPCTQTAVEYSFPADNPVLRFLDTRGLSEADYDPAEDISACQAQSHALLVVMKAEEPEQSDVLSALKKIRKDGRIDSVLVVHTACLSIVDPEQRLQAIRYNQDQVEKVWGTTLMSVNVDFQAYAAGMVAAHGREPFGLSALNQQLADMLPIIHLMQQAQRHLDAEHSNFLKLQQEVMWYAGSAAATDALPGVGMVSVPALQGKMLHSLARQYGVEWNRKHFSEFAGLLGSSFALKYATKLGLRQLAKFIPVYGQTVGSAVAVAISFALTYAIGRAGCKYLYHISRGETVDETDIRQVFEQALKQAKSSQAGRATADNMDNRQDHEKNNQ, from the coding sequence ATGCAGCAGTTTTTTAAGAATATCTACCAGTACATTAATCCAGACAAGGATCCCGGCCTGCAAGCCGCAAACCAGCTCTGGGAATCCTCCCTGCCAACGCTGTGGTTGCTGGGTAAGACCGGAGCGGGCAAGTCGACTTTGGTCGCGACAGTAACAGGCAATGAACTGGTCGAGGTTGGCAATGGTTTTCAGCCTTGCACTCAAACCGCCGTGGAATATTCGTTCCCAGCCGATAACCCTGTTTTGCGCTTTCTCGATACCCGCGGGCTATCGGAAGCTGATTATGATCCTGCCGAGGATATCTCTGCCTGTCAGGCCCAGAGCCATGCTCTTCTGGTGGTCATGAAGGCCGAAGAGCCCGAACAGAGCGATGTGCTGTCGGCGTTGAAGAAAATCCGAAAAGATGGCCGGATTGATAGTGTCCTGGTCGTTCATACCGCTTGCTTGTCGATTGTCGACCCGGAGCAGCGTCTGCAGGCGATTCGCTATAACCAGGATCAGGTAGAGAAAGTGTGGGGAACCACCCTGATGTCGGTCAATGTCGATTTCCAGGCTTATGCGGCAGGAATGGTTGCGGCGCACGGTCGCGAGCCGTTTGGGTTATCGGCCCTGAATCAGCAACTTGCCGATATGTTGCCGATAATCCACCTAATGCAGCAGGCGCAGCGGCACCTTGATGCTGAGCACAGTAACTTTCTCAAGCTGCAGCAAGAAGTCATGTGGTATGCCGGCAGTGCCGCGGCAACGGATGCACTGCCCGGTGTCGGCATGGTATCTGTTCCGGCCCTTCAGGGAAAAATGCTGCACAGTTTGGCACGGCAGTACGGTGTTGAGTGGAACCGAAAACACTTTAGCGAGTTTGCCGGCCTGCTTGGCAGCAGTTTTGCCCTGAAATATGCCACCAAGCTGGGGCTTAGGCAGTTGGCAAAGTTTATACCGGTTTATGGACAGACAGTCGGCAGTGCGGTCGCGGTTGCCATCAGCTTCGCCCTGACATACGCCATTGGCCGTGCTGGCTGCAAGTATTTATATCATATCAGCCGAGGAGAAACGGTTGATGAGACAGATATTCGCCAGGTGTTTGAACAGGCATTAAAACAGGCAAAGTCCAGCCAAGCGGGCAGGGCGACGGCAGACAACATGGATAACCGCCAAGATCATGAAAAAAACAATCAATAG
- a CDS encoding putative 1-phosphofructokinase (COG1105) — translation MTQSQAISRALKVVTVTLNPALDLTGSLDALSPGSVNLVNAGSLHPAGKGVNVAKVLAELGADVTVTGLLGADNQEPFCQLFDELGAKDAFVRVKGASRINVKLVEQNGRVSDFNFPGVEVGEEDLKAFDTTLKNLAESHDVFVIAGSLPRGIAPEQCAAWIQWLHDNGKQVFFDSSKAALSAGLEASPWLVKPNDEELADWAGRELGSEQAMLETAEQLSAKGIANVVVSLGAEGVMWLNSEGWLRSQPPKMNVVSTVGAGDTLVAGLCWGQLNQWDKEETLGFATALSALAVSQVGVGVEDINQVLKVKENVQVNNVKS, via the coding sequence ATGACGCAATCTCAAGCGATTAGCCGCGCACTGAAAGTTGTCACGGTAACGTTGAATCCGGCGCTGGATCTGACCGGTAGCCTCGATGCCCTGAGTCCTGGCTCGGTGAACCTTGTCAATGCCGGGTCATTACACCCAGCCGGTAAAGGGGTGAATGTGGCCAAGGTACTGGCCGAGCTCGGGGCTGATGTTACCGTCACCGGCCTGCTTGGTGCCGATAACCAAGAACCGTTTTGCCAGCTGTTTGACGAGTTGGGAGCCAAAGATGCCTTTGTACGGGTAAAAGGTGCCAGCCGTATCAACGTTAAGCTGGTCGAGCAAAATGGCCGAGTCAGTGACTTCAACTTCCCTGGTGTAGAGGTTGGTGAAGAGGACCTCAAGGCCTTCGACACAACATTGAAAAACTTGGCTGAAAGCCATGACGTGTTTGTCATCGCGGGAAGCCTGCCGCGCGGTATTGCACCAGAGCAATGCGCGGCTTGGATCCAGTGGCTGCACGATAACGGCAAGCAGGTGTTCTTTGACAGCAGCAAAGCTGCATTATCGGCTGGCCTGGAGGCATCGCCATGGCTGGTTAAACCCAACGATGAAGAGCTTGCCGATTGGGCGGGCCGTGAACTTGGTTCAGAGCAGGCTATGTTGGAAACGGCCGAGCAGCTTTCAGCCAAGGGGATCGCCAATGTGGTGGTGTCGCTGGGAGCCGAAGGCGTAATGTGGCTCAACAGCGAAGGTTGGCTGCGTTCCCAGCCGCCTAAGATGAATGTGGTAAGCACCGTAGGTGCAGGGGATACATTGGTTGCTGGTTTGTGCTGGGGACAGCTAAACCAGTGGGATAAAGAAGAGACATTGGGCTTTGCCACAGCATTGTCTGCATTGGCAGTCAGCCAGGTAGGCGTAGGCGTTGAAGATATCAACCAGGTGCTAAAAGTAAAAGAAAATGTCCAAGTAAATAACGTGAAAAGCTGA
- a CDS encoding hypothetical protein (COG1100) — MKKTINSVSLLNRFSVGVAPLAFAAMIIPVLVLAGWGLFKIIQDDQWLFLSILIASSSGFVIAGAVWLRRLRRNGSEEAIQLESDYDVAPSGEWGEFDREVWNALSPAIGQYLEQDDSWPALRGYALALSQAVASQYYPERDIKALSFTAPEFLLMLEKVSHRYRHFLLNHVPFAETLKLSYFQQGYHHKDKLGAAKKVYDVYRVFRAMTPAGLIAEARGQLLGRLFDEVSAEVQFTLKKVLLQEVLSVAIDLYSGRYKVADGELKGHEPDDAHFAEELEPLRVAVVGQVSAGKSSLINTFVGSMVAEVSAIPSTDSMVIHRCYVDGIDIIHLVDLPGIDGHEATNRQLLNQMVQSDIVLWVLKANQPARKSDVILRKQFDEYYQQADNRSRKKPKIIMVLNQVDRLQPVQEWQPPYDLSTPVSPKATTIKAALEFNNMQLAPDDAVVVAMPPNEQPYNMDSLAEALLSTFEEGVNTQLNRRRMEHRRDAFNKQAKRLYRLGKVAVKRYMA; from the coding sequence ATGAAAAAAACAATCAATAGTGTCAGCCTGCTTAATCGCTTTTCGGTGGGGGTGGCCCCTTTAGCTTTCGCCGCGATGATCATTCCGGTGCTTGTGTTAGCCGGGTGGGGGCTGTTTAAGATCATCCAGGATGACCAATGGTTGTTTTTATCTATTTTGATTGCTTCCTCGTCAGGCTTCGTTATTGCCGGCGCTGTTTGGTTGCGCCGGCTTCGGCGTAATGGCTCTGAAGAGGCCATACAGCTGGAGAGTGATTATGACGTTGCCCCGTCGGGAGAGTGGGGGGAGTTTGACCGCGAGGTTTGGAACGCACTCAGCCCGGCTATCGGCCAATATCTCGAACAGGATGATAGCTGGCCTGCGTTAAGGGGGTATGCCCTCGCGTTGTCGCAGGCCGTTGCCAGCCAGTATTACCCTGAACGCGATATCAAGGCATTGTCATTTACCGCGCCAGAGTTCCTCTTGATGCTGGAAAAGGTGAGCCACCGTTATCGCCACTTTTTGCTCAACCACGTGCCCTTTGCCGAGACGCTAAAACTGTCTTATTTCCAGCAAGGCTACCACCACAAAGACAAACTGGGGGCAGCGAAAAAGGTTTATGATGTTTATCGGGTATTCAGGGCCATGACCCCGGCAGGACTGATTGCTGAGGCCAGAGGGCAACTGCTGGGACGCCTATTCGATGAAGTTAGCGCAGAGGTCCAGTTCACCCTGAAAAAAGTACTGCTACAGGAAGTCTTGTCGGTGGCAATAGACTTGTACAGCGGCCGGTACAAGGTGGCAGACGGTGAGCTCAAGGGCCATGAACCTGATGATGCGCATTTTGCCGAGGAGCTCGAGCCGCTTCGGGTCGCAGTCGTCGGCCAGGTAAGCGCAGGGAAATCTTCACTGATCAATACATTTGTCGGCAGCATGGTGGCTGAGGTAAGCGCGATTCCGTCAACGGACAGTATGGTCATCCACCGGTGCTATGTTGATGGAATTGACATCATTCACCTTGTTGATTTACCGGGTATTGATGGCCATGAGGCCACCAACAGGCAATTGCTCAATCAGATGGTGCAAAGTGACATTGTACTGTGGGTACTTAAAGCCAACCAGCCCGCGAGAAAGAGCGATGTGATATTGCGTAAGCAATTTGATGAATATTATCAGCAGGCTGATAATCGCAGCCGTAAAAAGCCCAAAATAATCATGGTGCTCAATCAGGTTGATCGCCTGCAACCAGTGCAGGAGTGGCAGCCGCCCTACGATTTATCAACCCCTGTGTCACCGAAGGCGACGACCATTAAGGCAGCGCTTGAATTTAACAATATGCAATTGGCACCGGATGATGCAGTTGTGGTTGCGATGCCGCCCAACGAGCAACCCTATAACATGGACAGTTTGGCTGAAGCCTTGTTGAGTACCTTCGAAGAAGGAGTAAATACCCAGCTCAATCGGCGCAGGATGGAGCATCGGCGTGATGCGTTCAACAAGCAGGCAAAGCGTTTGTATCGTCTCGGTAAGGTGGCGGTGAAACGCTATATGGCGTAG
- a CDS encoding bifunctional fructose-specific PTS IIA/HPr protein (COG1925,COG4668): protein MLSLSTKDIQLKQSATDKQEAIKAIAAGLEQQGLVETGYVNGMLDREAQNSTFLGNGIAIPHGTTDTRDLVKETGVRVHHFPQGVNWGDGKTVYLAIGIAAKSDEHLGILKQLTKVLSADGVEEKLKTSDSAEGLIAILNGEAQLEADFDESYVQLAFPATDLVQLTAVTAGLVKNHQSASNDMVADAIASGATHLGQGLWLAKSNKGVSRTALSFVTPAESFEEAGTSVKGLLFVAACNGAHVNNMNYLAQLLFKNQVGKLFNAAADQVVTLLTEEALEGNTEVFKIRNPHGLHARPGAMLVSVAKKFSSNILVANLNGEGKAVNAKSLMKVIALGVKQGHELQFTAQGDDADAALVAIGQAIADGLGEGK, encoded by the coding sequence ATGCTGTCACTCTCAACAAAAGATATTCAGCTCAAACAATCAGCAACGGATAAGCAAGAAGCAATCAAGGCAATTGCGGCTGGTCTGGAACAACAAGGTCTGGTTGAAACCGGCTATGTTAACGGCATGCTGGACCGAGAGGCTCAAAACTCAACATTCCTCGGTAATGGTATAGCCATCCCACACGGTACCACGGACACCCGGGACTTGGTGAAAGAGACTGGTGTGCGGGTTCATCACTTCCCACAGGGGGTTAACTGGGGCGATGGCAAAACAGTTTACCTTGCGATTGGTATTGCTGCGAAGTCAGATGAGCACCTGGGTATCCTTAAGCAACTGACAAAAGTGCTGTCTGCCGATGGCGTCGAGGAGAAGCTTAAGACGAGTGACAGTGCAGAGGGGCTGATCGCTATTTTAAACGGAGAAGCGCAGTTAGAAGCCGACTTTGATGAAAGTTATGTACAGCTTGCTTTTCCTGCCACAGACCTTGTCCAATTGACTGCGGTAACTGCTGGCTTGGTGAAAAATCACCAATCAGCAAGCAACGACATGGTGGCTGATGCGATTGCCTCCGGCGCGACCCATCTTGGGCAAGGGCTATGGTTGGCAAAAAGTAATAAAGGCGTGAGCCGTACGGCTTTGTCATTTGTTACACCAGCGGAATCTTTTGAAGAAGCAGGCACTTCAGTAAAAGGTCTTTTGTTTGTCGCCGCGTGTAATGGTGCCCATGTCAATAACATGAACTACTTGGCACAGCTACTTTTCAAGAACCAAGTAGGCAAGCTGTTCAACGCAGCGGCTGATCAGGTAGTGACTCTGCTAACAGAGGAAGCGCTGGAAGGTAACACCGAAGTCTTCAAAATTCGCAACCCGCATGGTTTGCATGCCCGTCCGGGTGCCATGCTGGTTAGTGTTGCCAAGAAATTCAGTAGCAACATTCTGGTGGCCAACCTGAACGGAGAAGGCAAAGCCGTGAATGCCAAGAGCCTGATGAAAGTGATTGCCTTGGGTGTGAAGCAAGGCCATGAGCTGCAGTTTACTGCCCAGGGCGACGACGCGGATGCGGCACTGGTTGCCATCGGACAAGCTATTGCCGATGGCCTGGGCGAGGGTAAATAG
- a CDS encoding DNA-binding transcriptional regulator FruR (COG1609): MKLDEIAKLAGVSRTTASYVINGKAQKYRISEKTQQKVMAVVNEHNFRPDHAATSLRAGSSRSFGLIIPDLENSSYAKLAKLLESNVRKAGYQLIISCSDDDAETEMKVAETLLSRRIDALIVASTLPTDNDFYQRIQKGGVPVIAIDRAMNDEMFASVISEDLEGAFDLTLSLLDKGVSSIGLVGAVPELGVSKEREQGFLSAIRSYSSQTQKPEAKTLIANGDHFSQQQGQQQVQNWIDNDCMPDAILATSYTLFEGVLDCLLANPELMQKTHLATFGDNRLLDFLPIKIQSLPQQFELIADNALELALNAIAGRYRTGVEVIPRKIKRR; this comes from the coding sequence ATGAAGCTAGATGAAATAGCAAAACTTGCCGGTGTATCCCGCACCACAGCCAGTTACGTGATAAACGGTAAAGCTCAAAAATACCGGATCAGCGAGAAAACCCAGCAAAAAGTCATGGCTGTTGTCAATGAGCACAACTTCCGCCCCGATCATGCAGCCACCTCTCTTCGGGCAGGAAGCAGCCGCTCCTTTGGCTTGATCATTCCTGATCTCGAAAACAGCAGCTATGCCAAGCTAGCCAAGCTTCTTGAAAGCAATGTGCGTAAAGCGGGTTACCAGCTGATCATCTCCTGCTCGGATGATGACGCAGAGACGGAAATGAAAGTGGCCGAAACGCTGCTGAGCCGCCGTATCGATGCCTTGATAGTGGCCAGTACCCTGCCCACCGATAATGACTTCTACCAACGGATTCAAAAAGGTGGAGTACCGGTGATCGCCATAGACCGAGCCATGAACGATGAAATGTTTGCCAGTGTAATCAGCGAAGATCTCGAAGGAGCATTTGATCTTACCCTTAGCCTTTTGGATAAAGGAGTAAGCAGTATCGGCCTGGTGGGTGCGGTGCCTGAACTCGGCGTCTCCAAAGAGCGTGAACAAGGTTTTTTGTCCGCAATTCGCTCCTACAGCAGTCAAACGCAAAAGCCGGAAGCCAAAACGTTAATTGCCAACGGTGATCATTTTAGCCAGCAGCAAGGTCAGCAGCAGGTACAGAATTGGATCGATAATGACTGCATGCCGGACGCCATCCTTGCGACCTCCTATACCCTGTTTGAGGGGGTGCTCGATTGCCTGCTCGCCAACCCGGAGTTGATGCAAAAGACCCATCTCGCTACTTTTGGTGATAATCGCCTGCTCGATTTCTTGCCCATCAAAATTCAGTCGCTGCCGCAGCAGTTTGAACTTATCGCTGATAATGCTCTTGAACTGGCCCTGAATGCTATCGCAGGCCGGTACAGAACCGGAGTGGAAGTGATCCCACGAAAAATCAAGCGCCGCTAG
- a CDS encoding PTS system, fructose-specific IIBC component (COG1299,COG1445,COG3925), whose product MKIAVITACPSGIANSIIAAGLIEKAAAELKWTAAVECQSSVVPVKALSQSVIDEADCIVVAANTAVDTTRFKGKKLCQIAIEDVLADPKAALSQAISQATVLTDVTAVVADTAGDSASKKIVAITACPTGVAHTFMAAEALEEEGKRQGHQIKVETRGSVGAKNQLTEEEIAAADLVIIAADIEVDLSRFAGKKLYKTSTGAALKKTTQEFEKAFATATPYQHQAGSAAVGEAKQEKTGAYKHLMTGVSHMLPLVVAGGLSIALSFVFGITAFEQEGTLAAALMTIGGGSAFALMVPVLAGFIAFSIADRPGLAPGLIGGMLASSTGAGFLGGIVAGFLAGYSAKLVADHVKLPQSMEALKPILIIPLLSSLVTGLIMIYVVGGPVSAAMTSLTDFLNNMGSANAVLLGIILGCMMCFDLGGPVNKAAYTFGVGLLASQTYAPMAAVMAAGMVPALGMGLATFLAKRKFNASEAEAGKASFVLGLCFISEGAIPFAARDPMRVIPSCMAGGALTGALSMLFGAKLMAPHGGLFVLFIPNAITPVLMYLVAIAAGTVVTGVTYAFLKKSDEEQMAVAEAK is encoded by the coding sequence ATGAAAATTGCAGTTATAACAGCATGCCCGAGTGGTATTGCAAATAGCATTATTGCCGCTGGCTTGATTGAAAAGGCAGCAGCAGAGCTCAAATGGACGGCGGCCGTTGAGTGTCAGTCATCAGTAGTACCGGTGAAAGCGTTAAGCCAGAGTGTCATTGATGAGGCTGACTGTATCGTTGTTGCAGCGAACACCGCAGTAGATACGACACGCTTCAAGGGTAAGAAGCTATGCCAAATCGCTATTGAAGATGTACTGGCTGATCCGAAAGCCGCTCTTTCTCAAGCAATTAGCCAAGCGACGGTACTTACAGACGTTACGGCTGTTGTTGCAGATACGGCAGGCGATTCAGCCAGCAAGAAAATTGTTGCGATTACGGCATGTCCAACCGGTGTTGCACACACCTTCATGGCGGCCGAGGCCTTGGAGGAAGAAGGTAAGCGCCAGGGCCATCAGATCAAAGTTGAGACCAGAGGCTCAGTTGGAGCGAAGAACCAGCTAACGGAGGAAGAAATTGCTGCCGCTGACTTGGTTATCATTGCTGCGGATATCGAAGTGGATCTTTCTCGCTTTGCTGGCAAGAAACTGTACAAAACCAGCACGGGAGCAGCACTGAAGAAGACAACGCAAGAGTTTGAGAAAGCGTTTGCCACGGCAACCCCTTATCAGCACCAGGCGGGCTCTGCAGCTGTAGGTGAAGCTAAGCAAGAAAAAACAGGGGCTTATAAGCACTTGATGACAGGTGTATCCCACATGTTGCCACTGGTTGTTGCGGGTGGTCTTTCGATTGCGTTGTCATTTGTATTCGGTATTACGGCCTTTGAACAAGAAGGGACGTTGGCCGCGGCGCTGATGACTATCGGTGGTGGTTCAGCGTTTGCTTTGATGGTTCCTGTGCTGGCTGGCTTCATTGCTTTCTCAATTGCTGACCGTCCGGGCCTGGCTCCGGGTTTGATTGGCGGTATGCTGGCAAGTTCGACTGGCGCTGGTTTCCTTGGTGGTATCGTTGCAGGTTTCCTGGCTGGTTACAGTGCCAAACTTGTGGCAGACCACGTTAAATTGCCGCAATCAATGGAAGCGCTGAAACCAATCTTGATTATTCCTTTGCTATCAAGCTTGGTTACTGGCCTTATCATGATTTATGTGGTGGGCGGCCCGGTATCCGCGGCAATGACCAGCCTTACCGACTTCCTGAACAATATGGGATCTGCAAATGCGGTCTTACTGGGTATTATCCTCGGCTGTATGATGTGTTTCGATTTGGGTGGCCCGGTTAACAAAGCGGCATATACCTTTGGCGTTGGCTTGCTGGCCTCCCAGACTTATGCACCAATGGCTGCAGTGATGGCTGCGGGTATGGTTCCTGCGCTAGGTATGGGCTTGGCCACATTCTTGGCGAAACGTAAGTTCAATGCCAGTGAGGCAGAGGCGGGTAAAGCTTCCTTTGTACTGGGTCTGTGCTTCATTTCTGAGGGGGCGATTCCGTTTGCAGCCCGCGATCCAATGCGTGTAATTCCAAGCTGTATGGCCGGCGGTGCCCTAACCGGCGCACTATCAATGCTGTTTGGTGCCAAATTGATGGCTCCTCACGGTGGTCTGTTCGTACTGTTCATCCCGAATGCGATTACCCCAGTATTGATGTACCTTGTGGCGATTGCGGCCGGTACGGTTGTGACTGGTGTGACCTATGCATTCTTGAAGAAATCTGACGAAGAGCAAATGGCGGTTGCGGAAGCAAAATAA